A region of the Myxococcus guangdongensis genome:
GCGCGCTGGGGTGCTTCTTCAAGGCCCCCATGTCGCCGGACGGCCAGCCCGTGGAGCACGCCATGGCCGAACAGCAGCGCCACCTGATGGCGTGGCTGAACAAGGGCCGCGTGCCGCGCGCGGAGCGCCCGCCGGAACGCATCCGGGGCTGAGGCCACCATGACCACACCCGCGCGTGACACGGCGGCGGCCCCGGGCCGCCTGGCGAAGCTGCGTCCGCTCCTGTCGGAGTTGATGGACCTCAAGCGCACCCGCACCCCGGACCATCCAGAGGGGCTGGCGGCCCACGGCTTCCGCCGGGCGTGGGCGGCCCTGGCGGCGGGCATGGAGCCTGGCGCCGTGGCGCTCCAGGAGACGGCGCGCGCGGTGGCGGCGGTGCGGCTGTGCGGTCTGGACGCGGACCTCCTCCAGCGGGCGGGGCTGTCCCCGCTGGACGCGACGCGGGTGCTGCGCCGGGGCCTGGACGCGGTGGCGGGGCCGCTGGACGCCAGCCTGCGCGAGCAGCTGTCCCTGGCGCTGATGCCCTCCTCCGAGGCCGCCCACGGCCCGCCGCCCGCGTTCGTGGAGCGGCTGGTGCGCCAACCCCGCGCCGGGGCCACGTTCCCCGGTCGGGCCCGCCTCGTCGTGTCACCGCAGGAGAGCCACGCCGACCACTGCTACGCGGTGGCGGTGGGGGCGGTGCTCGTGTCCCCCCACTTCGGCGCGGCCCCGGCCCTGCCCTTCCTGGCGGGATTGTCGCATCACCTCTTCAACGCGGCGCTGCCGGACGCGGGCTACAGCGGCGAAGCGCTGCTGGGAGATTTCCTGGCGCCCCTGATGAAGCGCCTGACCGAGGCGGCCCTGACACAGCTCCCGCCGCGGCTGTCCGAGGCCGTGCGCCAGGCGCTGACGCTCACCGGCAACGTGGACTCGGCGGAGGCGCGCGCCTTCAACGCCGCGGACACGCTGGACCGGGTGCTGGAGCTGGAGGCCCACGCCCGCGCGGCGGCCTTCACGCTGCGCCAGGCGTTGGAGGACCTGGAGCTGCTCCACCCCGGCCCGCTGCAGGCCTTCGGCAACGACATCCTTCGCGAAGCCGCGGTGTGGCCATGAGGCTCGCGTGGGACACCGCCCTGCCGCTGCATCCGCGCCATCCCCTCACGGGCCTGCCCTTGACGCGGGTGTCGCCCGAGCTCTGGTCGGATGGCGCCACCCGCTGGCCCGTCGTGGACGGCATCCCCTTCCTGCGCACCGGTCGGGAGGCCCTGCGCGAAGCCGTGGTGGCCGCGCTGGAGCGGGGCGAAGGACCTCACGCGCGGGCCCTGCTGCTGCGGGACCAGGACGACCACGCGCGCGTCCCGCCTCCGTCCCTCGCCGCCACCGCCTCCGTCGTGGCGGGCGTCGAGGCGGGGACGCTGGGGCTGCGCGACGCGCTGGAGCAGCTGGGCTTCGGGCCGGTGGCGCCCTACTTCGCGCACCGGCAGTCCGCGCCCACCTTCCTGAGCGCGCTGGGCCTGCTGGCGCAGCACTGGGACGCGCCGCCGTGCGTGGTGGAGCTGGCGTGTGGGCTCGGCCAGGTGCTGCGCGAGGTGTCCCTGCGGGGCACCCCCGTCGTGGGGGTGGACGTGGTGTTCGCCAAGCTGTGGCTGGCGCGGCACTTCATCGTCCCGGAGGCCGTGCTCCTCTGCGCGGACGCGGCCGCGGACGTGCCCATCCCGCCGCTCGAGGGCGCCACCGTGCTGTGTCACGACGCGCTCTACTTCCTGACGGACAAGGCGCGCGTGCTGGCGGAGCTGCGCCGCGTGGCGGGGTCCTCCGGCCGCGTGCTCGTGGGCCACGCCCACAACCGGCACGTGGACCAACGGGGCGTGGGCGGCACGCCGCTGAGCCCCTCCGAGTACGCGGCGCTGATGCCCGGGGCCGCCTGCTACGACGACGCCGCCTTCGTCACCCGCTTCCTCGAAGGCGGCGCCGTGCCCGACACCCCGCTGGCGGAGCTGGAGCGCGCGGAGGCGTTGAGCTTCGCCTGGCCCTCGGCGCCGGGCCAGGGGGCCATCGACTTCGGCGTGGCCGTGCCGGGCGCGAGGCTGAGCCCCAATCCGCTGCTGGAGGAGCATGACGGCCGCGTGCGCCCCGCCTGGCCCACGCCGGGCCTGGCCGCCGAGTACGCGAGCGCCCACTACCTGCGCTCGGACGCGCCCGAGGACGTGGCCCTGCTGCGGCGGTCCGCCACCGGCGCGACGGCCGAGCAGCAGGCCGCGCTCGTCAGGCGGCGGTGGCTCCTGAACCTTCCTGGGAGGTGGTGACATG
Encoded here:
- a CDS encoding HD domain-containing protein, with amino-acid sequence MTTPARDTAAAPGRLAKLRPLLSELMDLKRTRTPDHPEGLAAHGFRRAWAALAAGMEPGAVALQETARAVAAVRLCGLDADLLQRAGLSPLDATRVLRRGLDAVAGPLDASLREQLSLALMPSSEAAHGPPPAFVERLVRQPRAGATFPGRARLVVSPQESHADHCYAVAVGAVLVSPHFGAAPALPFLAGLSHHLFNAALPDAGYSGEALLGDFLAPLMKRLTEAALTQLPPRLSEAVRQALTLTGNVDSAEARAFNAADTLDRVLELEAHARAAAFTLRQALEDLELLHPGPLQAFGNDILREAAVWP
- a CDS encoding class I SAM-dependent methyltransferase, with translation MRLAWDTALPLHPRHPLTGLPLTRVSPELWSDGATRWPVVDGIPFLRTGREALREAVVAALERGEGPHARALLLRDQDDHARVPPPSLAATASVVAGVEAGTLGLRDALEQLGFGPVAPYFAHRQSAPTFLSALGLLAQHWDAPPCVVELACGLGQVLREVSLRGTPVVGVDVVFAKLWLARHFIVPEAVLLCADAAADVPIPPLEGATVLCHDALYFLTDKARVLAELRRVAGSSGRVLVGHAHNRHVDQRGVGGTPLSPSEYAALMPGAACYDDAAFVTRFLEGGAVPDTPLAELERAEALSFAWPSAPGQGAIDFGVAVPGARLSPNPLLEEHDGRVRPAWPTPGLAAEYASAHYLRSDAPEDVALLRRSATGATAEQQAALVRRRWLLNLPGRW